One Urocitellus parryii isolate mUroPar1 chromosome 8, mUroPar1.hap1, whole genome shotgun sequence DNA window includes the following coding sequences:
- the LOC144256734 gene encoding mas-related G-protein coupled receptor member X4-like → MGSDPESFGTHTDSQKRLPGWNNLVIRAGLLPPQVPSTGQGLCDRHGHRGLVPGLAMPMKVLFIVVYYSNPSGESVWKFFPYLHLLSTINCSVNPIVYFVVGGLRRKKSRKSLKEALLNVFEEKPEPPSGGNAAPSSPTSRS, encoded by the exons ATGGGCAGTGACCCCGAATCCTTCGGAACCCACACTGATTCCCAGAAACGCCTCCCTGGATGGAACAACCTGGTCATCAGAGCAG GTCTGCTGCCACCTCAAGTCCCGTCAACCGGCCAAGGTCTGTGTGATCGTCACGGCCACCGTGGTCTTGTTCCTGGTCTTGCCATGCCCATGAAGGTCCTGTTCATCGTCGTCTACTACTCCAACCCCAGCGGCGAGTCTGTGTGGAAGTTCTTCCCCTATCTGCACCTGCTGTCCACCATCAATTGCAGTGTGAATCCAATTGTCTATTTCGTGGTGGGTGGTctcaggagaaagaaaagtagaaagtcCCTGAAAGAAGCGCTGCTGAATGTCTTTGAGGAAAAGCCAGAGCCACCTTCAGGTGGGAACGCTGCCCCTTCCTCTCCGACCTCGAGGTCCTGA